A DNA window from Candidatus Melainabacteria bacterium contains the following coding sequences:
- a CDS encoding mannitol dehydrogenase family protein, whose protein sequence is MTNKTSTPVSKDLLKNAPKDVVCPTYDRENVTEGIVHIGVGGFHRSHQALYLDELFQSHGLKDWAICGVGIMPQDAAMNKALNEQDCLYTLVERSGKKSNARVIGALKSYIFGHENPEQVFEKMAHPSIKIVSLTATEGGYCFNQGTGELDFDNKGIQNDLKNPGKPQTIFGYLAEGLDRRRKAGVTPFTVLSCDNLQGNGHVAKSTLLAFCQKRDPELAKWIDKNVSFPNCMVDRITPATTDAEREFVRDTYGLEDAFPVVAEPFKQWVIEDSFCNGRPPLEKVGVQFTSDVAPYEKMKIRLLNASHSAMGYLGYLCGYRYIYEIAQAQEFIPYIQGMMNEEVTPLVGEIPGVNLSEYKKSLMERFANETIKDQALRICLDGSSKLPKFILPSIVEQLERKGPIRKLTLCVASWMRFLNGKDEQGADIPIQDPQADRLTGVTKKTRDPKALLELTDIFGDLGKDDRFVKELELLVNMLYDKGARATLDFVMSEQK, encoded by the coding sequence ATGACGAATAAAACATCTACGCCAGTGTCCAAAGATCTGCTCAAAAATGCGCCCAAAGATGTGGTTTGCCCCACATACGATCGCGAAAACGTGACCGAGGGCATTGTGCACATCGGTGTTGGTGGATTCCATCGCTCTCACCAGGCGCTTTACCTGGACGAGCTGTTTCAGTCACACGGGCTCAAAGATTGGGCGATCTGCGGCGTAGGCATTATGCCTCAAGATGCCGCGATGAACAAAGCTCTAAACGAGCAAGACTGCCTCTATACGCTGGTGGAGCGCAGCGGCAAGAAAAGCAATGCGCGTGTGATCGGGGCATTGAAGAGCTATATCTTCGGACACGAAAATCCTGAACAAGTATTTGAAAAAATGGCTCACCCAAGCATCAAAATCGTCTCTCTGACTGCGACTGAAGGTGGTTACTGTTTCAACCAGGGCACTGGCGAACTTGATTTCGACAACAAAGGCATCCAGAACGACTTGAAGAATCCAGGCAAGCCTCAGACTATCTTCGGTTATCTGGCGGAAGGGTTGGACCGCAGACGCAAAGCGGGAGTGACACCATTTACGGTACTATCGTGCGACAACCTGCAAGGCAATGGACACGTCGCCAAATCAACGCTGCTCGCCTTCTGCCAGAAACGCGACCCGGAATTAGCAAAGTGGATCGACAAAAATGTCAGCTTCCCCAATTGCATGGTTGATCGCATTACGCCTGCAACAACTGATGCAGAGCGGGAGTTCGTGCGTGACACTTATGGACTGGAAGATGCATTTCCAGTAGTCGCCGAGCCGTTCAAGCAGTGGGTAATCGAAGATTCTTTCTGCAACGGACGACCACCACTGGAAAAAGTCGGTGTTCAATTCACCTCAGACGTGGCCCCTTACGAGAAGATGAAGATCAGACTTTTGAACGCTTCTCACTCTGCGATGGGCTATCTTGGCTATCTTTGCGGCTATCGCTACATCTACGAAATCGCTCAGGCGCAGGAATTCATTCCTTACATCCAGGGCATGATGAACGAAGAAGTGACCCCCCTGGTCGGCGAGATTCCTGGCGTCAACCTCAGCGAGTACAAAAAGAGCCTGATGGAGCGCTTTGCCAACGAAACAATCAAAGACCAGGCTTTGAGAATCTGTCTTGACGGTTCTTCTAAATTGCCCAAGTTCATCCTTCCTTCAATTGTCGAACAGCTTGAAAGAAAGGGACCGATTCGCAAACTGACGCTGTGTGTGGCAAGCTGGATGCGCTTCTTGAACGGGAAAGACGAGCAGGGAGCCGACATTCCAATACAGGATCCACAAGCCGACCGGCTCACCGGCGTAACCAAGAAGACCCGCGATCCAAAAGCATTGCTCGAGCTGACCGATATCTTCGGAGACCTGGGCAAAGACGATCGCTTCGTCAAAGAGCTGGAGTTACTCGTCAACATGCTCTACGACAAAGGCGCTCGCGCAACGCTGGACTTCGTTATGAGCGAACAGAAGTAG